The genomic segment AACGGACTTGCTGCCTTTTCATCATGGCAAGCGATCCTCACGGATGCGATCGGATTGCCACTCGCCCTCGTGGACGACCCCGAGGCGTCGTTGCGCGGGGCAGCCCTGGTTGCACTCGCCCGACTCGGGGTTGCGAGCTTGCCAGCGCTTGCCCGCCCACTCGCCGACAGCTTGCCAACGCGATTGCCGAATCCCGATCGCCGTGCCTACTATGACGACCTCATCACGCGCCAGCAAGCGCTCTACGCTGTACTCGTCGACAAGCCATAAACCATCCTGTCAGAAGAATAGAATGAGCCGAATTGAGAGGAGCAGTCCGCGCGATGGAACAGCATGCGATTCCCAGCCCACGGGTTGGCCGCGTTGTCGGCGTCTGTTTGCGCCCAACGAGCGGCGTTCCAAAGTACCGACAAGAAGCCATTGTGATTGGGCCCGACGGTGTCGTTGGCGACTATCACGCTGGTCCGGTGAATCGGCATCGCAAGAAGGGACCTCCCGAGCCGAACCATCGCCAGCTGACCCTCGTTGCCCAAGAAGTGCTTGACGAACTCAATGCGCTTCTTGGCACCACACTCCACGCCGGTTCACTGGGCGAAAACATCACCGTCGAGGGGCTTGGCGACCTCAGCGACCTTGCGCCCGGCACACTCCTCCGCGTCGGCTCGGCAATTCTCGAAGTGACTGGGCAGAATCAACCCTGCAAGACGATCGCGGTCTACCACCCACACCTCGTCAAATTGATCAACGGGCGACGTGGCGTGACTGCCATCGTGCGGCAGCCAGGCATTGCACGACCGAATGATCAGGTCATGGTGCTTGGCCCGCTACCGGAAAGCCAAACTGGCGACGCGACCGCTTAAGGCGTTTCGCGCTTCCAGCGCTCGAGGAATTGCCGCAGCGCTTCGAGCGCGAGTGGCGGCGCAATCACGTACCCCTGGATGCGATCACAGTTGGCATCCTGCAACCAGGAGAACTGCTCTGGTGTTTCGACGCCTTCAGCCGTCATGCCCAGCCCGAGCGCCTCTCCCATCTGCAGGATTGCCCGGAGCAAGGCCGCACTCGACGGATCGTGCCCCAACCCAATGACGAGTTGACGGTCGATTTTGAGCCCGCTGACCGGCAACTCTTTGACGTAGCGAAGCGACGAGTGGCCAGCGCCGAAGTCGTCGACGACAACAGCAACGCCAAGTGCACGCAAGCGCTGCACCTGGCCAGCGGCCTTCTCTGCATCGAGCATCGCGCTTTCAGTAATCTCAAGCGTCAACCGTTCAGGCGGCAAGCCAGTCCGCGCAAGCGTGCTCGCGACTAACCGCGGCAGGGTTGGGTTCAAGAGGTCAAACGGGCTCAGGTTGACACTCACGCCAACATCGCGGAGGAGCGGATGCAGAGTAACCCAGTCAACGGCCTGGCGGCACGCCCGCTCGATCACCCACGCTGTCAGTTGACGGATCAAGCCCGTTGCCTCAGCGACCGTGATGAATTGCGGCGGCGGAATCAGCCCCAGTTCCGGGTGTGGCCAGCGCAACAGCGCTTCAAGCGTGACTGGCCGGCGTGTATGCACATCGATCACGGGCTGAAAGACAAGCTGTAACTGATCTGTCTCGATCGCCCGTCGCAAGTCTTGTTCAATCCGCTGGCGCGTCGCCGTCTCCTCACGCATGCCCGGGGTGAAACGGGTCATAATCAGCCCAGGCTGGCGTTTGACTTCGGCCAGCGCGATTTCCGCATCGCGCACGACTTCGGCCGGCGACTGTCCCGCTTCGGCAATTGCAAGGCCGGCCCGGAAACTGACGAAGAGCAACTTGCCTGCTACTTCGTACCACCCCTGGAGCGAAGTGGTCAACGACTGAGCCCACCGCTCAAGCATGACGGCGTTGCCAGAACCGGTGAAGCCAACGGCAAAGACGTCCCCGCCAAGCCGCCCAACACAGGCTTCGACGTCAAGCACCTCTTGCAGGCGTGCCCCAATCGCTGCCAGTGCACGGTCGCCAACCTCGTGGCCAAGGACGTGGTTAATGAGCGAGAACCGCTCGATATCAAGCACGAGGACACCGAACGGTTGCCCAGCCTCACGCGCCCGTGTAGCGAGGTGCTCGCATGCTGCAAGAAAGCCTGCGTGACTTGCCAGGCCTGTCACCGCGTCTTCGTAGGCCAACCGGCGGAGTTGCGTTTCCAACCGCCAGCGTTCGGTGACATCGCGCAGCGTTGCAATAACGCCGCGCACTTGTGGGTCATGCAGGCAGTTGAGGCCAAACACCTCGAGTTGCCGGACCTCACCCCCAGCGCGCCGCGCCGTGAATGTCAGCGAGCAGTGCAGCCCTGGATGGCGCAGCACGTGCACAAACCACCGGGTGAGAGGGGTATGATCGTCATCGCCTGCCAGGGCAACGATCGGTGCCCCAATGAGCGCGCTTGGTGGCTGGCCAGTCACTGCTTCCATTGCTGCCGACGCAAAGCGGATTACCCCATGGTCGTCGAGTACCAGAATGGCATCGGGCACGCCGGCAATCAGCGAGCGCAGCCAGGCATGTTGCTCAGTCTCACGCTGTTGTAGCCGCTCGCGGCCAAGCACCATGCCCAGCCCTTG from the Thermorudis peleae genome contains:
- a CDS encoding MOSC domain-containing protein, with the protein product MEQHAIPSPRVGRVVGVCLRPTSGVPKYRQEAIVIGPDGVVGDYHAGPVNRHRKKGPPEPNHRQLTLVAQEVLDELNALLGTTLHAGSLGENITVEGLGDLSDLAPGTLLRVGSAILEVTGQNQPCKTIAVYHPHLVKLINGRRGVTAIVRQPGIARPNDQVMVLGPLPESQTGDATA
- a CDS encoding sensor domain-containing protein, which gives rise to MPQSGLPKDETHPLLHHLVMWLDVLALPGSIATSEDFDVRWLNKAARQQFGFGEWERWSTRVLAEDRAKAALHARAPDVESREYRLVCGDGQIAWIHETGALLHDQAGQPVGWVGLLLDRREQTRLQARLQRALALQRWLLAWVAAERAGSQSGLEEALAGLCHVVNGTGAAFFWWDAGEAEPRCWTWGTIAAAREALLQLAAQPGLAETLAGLGEPLSYPTAAIVPTALSLALEALQRASGAAGLILAPVREATLGTGVLVIATRGMGASDGESESLVAIGAQGLGMVLGRERLQQRETEQHAWLRSLIAGVPDAILVLDDHGVIRFASAAMEAVTGQPPSALIGAPIVALAGDDDHTPLTRWFVHVLRHPGLHCSLTFTARRAGGEVRQLEVFGLNCLHDPQVRGVIATLRDVTERWRLETQLRRLAYEDAVTGLASHAGFLAACEHLATRAREAGQPFGVLVLDIERFSLINHVLGHEVGDRALAAIGARLQEVLDVEACVGRLGGDVFAVGFTGSGNAVMLERWAQSLTTSLQGWYEVAGKLLFVSFRAGLAIAEAGQSPAEVVRDAEIALAEVKRQPGLIMTRFTPGMREETATRQRIEQDLRRAIETDQLQLVFQPVIDVHTRRPVTLEALLRWPHPELGLIPPPQFITVAEATGLIRQLTAWVIERACRQAVDWVTLHPLLRDVGVSVNLSPFDLLNPTLPRLVASTLARTGLPPERLTLEITESAMLDAEKAAGQVQRLRALGVAVVVDDFGAGHSSLRYVKELPVSGLKIDRQLVIGLGHDPSSAALLRAILQMGEALGLGMTAEGVETPEQFSWLQDANCDRIQGYVIAPPLALEALRQFLERWKRETP